In Fusarium musae strain F31 chromosome 7, whole genome shotgun sequence, a single window of DNA contains:
- a CDS encoding hypothetical protein (EggNog:ENOG41): MGQNEEEKPHISGQANTPMSAPAHALTFEQVAQELNGNLDDGLTESEAKQRLETYGRNEFGEQEGVQPLKIFIGQIANALTLVLILAMAASFGIKSWIEGGVVAAVIILNIVVGFLQEFQAAKTMDSLRSLSSPTAHAVRNGNNQVVVTAEIVPGDMVELKTGDTIPADIRLVEAVNFETNEALLTGESLPVRKEINKTFPDDTGPGDRLNVAYSSSTVTKGRARGIVFATGTYTEIGQIAVALRGKSSKRRQPKRDAEGNTNFGRWMQAWTLTGSDAVGRFLGVNVGTPLQRKLSKLALILLGTAIVCAIIVLAANDFKSQREVIIYAVATGLSMIPASLIVVLTITMAAGTKRMVQRHVIVRNLKSLEALGAVTNICSDKTGTLTQGTMIVKKAWIPGRGTYSVGASNEPFNPTLGDITLTEDQPKNIDFQNEKSQGTSIDPASQPAQDPSLVEYLNVASLANLATVHEIEGEWHARGDPTEIAMQVFASRFNWNRMRLSSGDNPRWHEVAEFPFDSDVKKMSVIFHDSESQKQWVFTKGAVERVLTSCPVYAAGNEILEFTDAIKEDVLRNMESLARLGLRVLALASRTDIPHVEDNEAELDRGLFEKDLVFRGLIGLYDPPRPESAPSVRQCHEAGVSVHMLTGDHPETARAIALEVGILPAKMSEIPKDVSKVMVMAASEFDKLSDDEIDQLPLLPLVVARCAPQTKVRMIEALHRRKAFVAMTGDGVNDSPSLKRSDVGIAMGQAGSDVAKEASDIVLTDDNFASILNAVEEGRRMFDNIQKFILHVLAENIAQACTLLIGLVFKDKNNLSVFPLAPVEILWIIMITSGMPDMGLGFEIAAPDIMQRPPQNLKQGVFTPELMIDMVVYGLWMSALCLASFVLVLYGFGNGAADIGEDCNNTYSEDCRVIFRARSTTFACLTWFALFLAWEMINMRRSFFRMQPKSKKYFTQWMHDVWRNPFLFWAIIAGFVTMFPIIYIPGLNTVVFKHAPISWEWGIVFIEAVLFFLGIESWKWAKRIYFRRQARKSTGGVSDLETRVFGKYYSMGGSRDEESGHNEKSSD, encoded by the exons ATGGGTCAgaacgaagaagagaagcctcACATCTCGGGCCAAGCCAACACTCCCATGTCGGCACCTGCTCATGCTCTTACCTTTGAGCAGGTCGCCCAGGAGCTTAATGGTAATCTCGATGATGGTCTCACTGAATCCGAGGCCAAGCAGCGTCTTGAGACCTATGGTCGAAACGAATTCGGTGAACAAGAAGGTGTTCAACCTCTCAAGATCTTTATCGGGCAGATTGCCAATGCCTTGACTCTA gttctcatccttgccatGGCTGCCTCTTTTGGTATCAAGTCTTGGATTGAAGGTGGTGTAGTAGCCGCAGTCATTATCCTCAACATTGTCGTTGGTTTCCTCCAAGAGTTTCAAGCCGCCAAGACTATGGACTCTCTGCGTTCTCTCAGCTCTCCTACCGCCCACGCTGTCCGCAACGGTAACAACCAAGTTGTCGTGACTGCTGAGATTGTCCCTGGTGACATGGTAGAACTCAAGACCGGAGACACAATTCCTGCAGATATCCGTCTTGTCGAGGCTGTCAACTTTGAAACCAACGAAGCACTTCTCACTGGAGAGTCTCTGCCTGTCCGCAAAGAGATCAACAAGACCTTTCCAGATGATACTGGCCCTGGCGATCGACTCAACGTTGCCTACAGCTCGTCTACTGTGACAAAGGGACGTGCTCGCGGCATTGTTTTCGCTACCGGTACATACACTGAGATTGGTCAAATTGCCGTTGCTCTTCGTGGCAAGTCTTCCAAGCGCCGACAGCCAAAGAGGGATGCCGAGGGTAACACCAATTTTGGTCGCTGGATGCAGGCTTGGACCTTGACCGGTTCTGATGCAGTCGGGCGTTTCCTTGGTGTCAATGTCGGTACTCCTCTTCAGCGCAAGCTGTCCAAGCTGGCACTCATTCTTCTCGGAACGGCTATTGTGTGTGCTATCATTGTTCTGGCAGCCAATGATTTCAAGTCGCAGAGAGAGGTCATCATTTATGCTGTGGCAACTGGTCTCTCTATGATCCCAGCTTCTCTGATCGTTGTTCTCACCATTACTATGGCTGCTGGTACCAAGCGTATGGTCCAGAGACATGTAATTGTCCGTAACCTCAAGAGTTTGGAAGCTCTGGGTGCTGTAACCA ACATTTGCTCTGACAAGACCGGAACCCTTACCCAGGGTACCATGATCGTCAAGAAGGCTTGGATCCCTGGACGCGGCACATACTCTGTTGGCGCTTCCAATGAGCCATTCAACCCTACCCTCGGAGACATCACCCTCACTGAGGATCAGCCCAAGAACATTGACTTCCAGAATGAAAAGTCTCAAGGTACATCAATTGACCCCGCTTCCCAGCCTGCCCAGGACCCCAGTCTCGTCGAGTATCTCAACGTTGCTTCACTTGCCAACCTTGCGACTGTCCACGAGATTGAAGGCGAGTGGCATGCTCGGGGAGATCCAACCGAGATTGCTATGCAAGTCTTTGCTTCCCGATTCAACTGGAACCGCATGCGATTGTCGTCTGGCGATAACCCCCGCTGGCATGAAGTTGCCGAATTCCCTTTCGATTCAGATGTCAAGAAGATGTCGGTCATTTTCCACGACAGCGAATCTCAGAAGCAATGGGTCTTTACCAAGGGTGCTGTTGAACGTGTCTTGACTTCTTGCCCTGTTTATGCTGCTGGCAAcgagatcctcgagttcACCGACGCAATCAAGGAAGATGTTTTGAGAAACATGGAGTCTCTGGCTCGTCTTGGTCTCCGTGTTCTTGCCCTCGCCAGCCGAACTGATATCCCCCATGTTGAAGACAACGAGGCTGAACTTGACCGTGGACTGTTCGAAAAGGACCTTGTCTTCCGTGGCCTCATCGGCTTGTACgatcctcctcgccctgAATCTGCCCCATCCGTCCGACAATGCCACGAAGCCGGTGTCAGCGTTCACATGCTTACTGGTGACCACCCTGAAACAGCTCGTGCTATCGCTCTTGAAGTCGGTATTCTCCCTGCCAAGATGTCTGAGATCCCCAAGGATGTTTCCAaggtcatggtcatggctgCTTCAGAGTTTGACAAGCTgtccgatgatgagattgaccagcttcctcttctgcctcttgtCGTCGCTCGTTGTGCCCCTCAGACCAAGGTCCGTATGATTGAAGCTCTTCACCGTCGCAAGGCTTTCGTCGCCATGACCGGTGATGGTGTCAATGACTCGCCTAGTTTGAAGCGATCAGACGTGGGTATCGCTATGGGACAGGCTGGATCTGATGTTGCCAAGGAAGCGTCTGACATTGTCTTGACTGACGACAACTTTGCTTCTATTCTGAatgctgttgaagaaggccGAAGAATGTTTGACAACATTCAGAAGTTTATTCTGCACGTTTTGGCTGAGAATATCGCCCAAGCCTGTACACTCCTGATCGGTCTTGttttcaaggacaagaacaaTCTGTCGGTTTTCCCTCTGGCACCAGTTGAGATTCTTTGGATCATTATGATCACATCTGGTATGCCTGATATgggtcttggctttgaaATTGCCGCCCCAGATATCATGCAGCGTCCTCCCCAGAAC TTGAAACAAGGTGTCTTTACCCCCGAACTCATGATCGACATGGTGGTCTACGGTCTCTGGATGTCAGCTCTTTGCCTCGCCTCGTTCGTCCTCGTCCTGTATGGCTTCGGCAATGGTGCTGCCGACATTGGAGAGGACTGCAACAACACATACAGTGAAGACTGCAGGGTCATTTTCCGTGCTCGTTCAACAACCTTTGCATGCCTGACCTGGTTTGCATTGTTCCTTGCCTGGGAGATGATCAACATGAGAAGGTCTTTCTTCCGAATGCAgcccaagagcaagaagtaTTTCACCCAGTGGATGCACGACGTTTGGAGGAACCCGTTCCTGTTCTGGGCTATCATCGCCGGTTTTGTTACCATGTTCCCTATCATCTATATTCCGGGACTCAACACTGTCGTCTTTAAGCATGCCCCCATCTCTTGGGAATGGGGCATTGTTTTTATTGAGGCTgtgctcttcttccttggcatTGAGTCTTGGAAATGGGCTAAGCGTATTTATTTCCGTCGTCAGGCTCGTAAGTCTACAGGCGGTGTCTCTGATCTGGAGACTCGTGTCTTTGGCAAGTATTATAGCATGGGTGGAAGCCGTGATGAGGAGAGCGGCCACAATGAGAAGAGTTCCGATTAG